In Deltaproteobacteria bacterium, a single genomic region encodes these proteins:
- a CDS encoding class I SAM-dependent methyltransferase — translation MTAPNEPEWTYRTSPAGGVVTVNGREFLTDYSERIVELLVARKGVARMPRYLRYRSERAGKLEPLFAHLEKLGRPVSVLEPGCSAGHLSEAILAHGCVARLVSFDPDEGMIEVCREKKRHFGFDRWDVACATSPAFTTETFDVVLMSAMMEHVDPALRGALVRECYDRLKVGGRFVVLESQNRHWPVEYHVIRLPIPWAHYLPARWIWRLCRAMGRYDRNWSFEEFANPNTGWWGTTLAELRPHGARVREVTNDFGYGPRRYLDEWKKQGAIGALKIGVFSACAALARILGVSPTGLLPAIYVVYEKE, via the coding sequence ATGACCGCGCCGAACGAACCGGAGTGGACCTACAGGACTTCCCCTGCCGGCGGCGTCGTGACGGTGAACGGCCGCGAATTTCTCACCGATTATTCCGAGCGCATCGTGGAATTGCTCGTCGCGCGCAAAGGCGTCGCGCGCATGCCGCGCTATCTGCGGTATCGGTCCGAGCGCGCGGGAAAACTCGAACCGCTTTTCGCGCATCTGGAAAAACTCGGGCGGCCCGTGTCGGTGCTCGAACCGGGATGCAGCGCGGGACATTTGTCCGAGGCGATCCTCGCGCACGGGTGCGTGGCGCGCCTCGTCAGTTTCGATCCCGACGAAGGCATGATCGAGGTTTGCCGCGAAAAAAAGCGGCACTTCGGTTTCGACCGGTGGGATGTCGCGTGCGCGACCTCGCCGGCGTTCACGACCGAGACCTTTGACGTCGTGCTCATGTCGGCCATGATGGAGCATGTGGATCCGGCGCTGCGCGGCGCTCTCGTGCGCGAGTGCTACGATCGGCTGAAGGTCGGCGGGCGTTTCGTGGTGCTCGAAAGCCAGAACCGGCACTGGCCGGTCGAGTATCACGTGATTCGGCTGCCGATTCCCTGGGCGCACTATCTGCCCGCGCGGTGGATCTGGCGGCTGTGCCGGGCGATGGGCCGCTATGACCGGAACTGGAGCTTCGAGGAATTTGCCAACCCGAATACGGGCTGGTGGGGGACGACGCTCGCGGAACTCCGACCGCACGGCGCGCGCGTTCGCGAGGTGACGAACGACTTCGGCTACGGGCCGCGCCGGTATCTGGACGAGTGGAAAAAACAGGGCGCGATCGGCGCTCTCAAGATCGG